Part of the Mytilus trossulus isolate FHL-02 chromosome 2, PNRI_Mtr1.1.1.hap1, whole genome shotgun sequence genome is shown below.
aactgTTTCCGTATTAATTTTCTCCATGCATTCTAATTGATTCAAAGCCATGCTTAAATGTTTCTAAAATGATAACAAAGTTTTATTGCTAAAAAGACGAAATCTTTCAAAATGTGCTTAATAGTGACATGGTGAGTTCATTTTTAAACGTGACCTTGTGACCTTAGGATGAATATCCTAGTTACTGGAGTCCCAATTGAGTGTCGATTATAGATCTTTCATATTTTCTGATTTTATATCCAACTTTTCTGACTGGAAACTGTAAGAgcttaatatttataaaaaatggctGAAAATTTTGTATTGACCTGTACAAATCTTCGATTTTGTATTGTTGCTGAAAACTGCTtattaaacaaatttctttCAGCTTTTTGAAACGTACattgaaatttctttaaaaaaaaaaacttcgtaATTGATTTGACCATTCAGATGTTTGACGGGTACCACAgatgatttttcttttgtaaacgaTGTTGCAAAAATATAAGCctgatatatatcttttttttatttattttctatatgcTTTTATAACCAATGGAAGACTGAAACCGTCTGTGATATGGCATAGTCGAGTTCGGTTTACAGAAAATATCACACCAGTAATATCCCACATCAGCACAAACCACGTCTATAATAATTCAAGTCTGCACAAACCTGCACCAATTATAATTCAATCAGACATTACATAATTTTTCTGCAAATCTACTGTAACCATTCGAAGCCAAGTTTGTTTATCCCTAGGCATAAATAGTCTAGTCAGAtttgacatgcatttttgtatattttggttaaaaCTGCACTTTCCATTCTTAATTGTCTGGCCTTGGAATCGTTTTCATCGACTTACGAGTTCAGTGTTTAATGAATCACACGTCTGGTGTAAAAATCAAAAGCCTTTTATTATTGAtagatttatacatgtatcaatactCTTGTTGTCATCACAAACTTAAATCTCACCAAAtcataaaccaaaaaatatgcaCGCCATTTAAGAAATGACCTTTATTGAATGAATACTCAGCCGGTAGAAGATGAAAACGCACATAATCTAAGATTAATGTTATTGATATTATTACATGGCTTTGATCTTCAATTCACAGTTGTTTGATCGTCAGTTTGAAAAGAATTCCGTTCAACCGACGATATCGGTCGTCTAAACCTTGCAGTGAATTTTTTCGTTCAGTGTTGAAGGACTCACTGAGATGATTCTGAGATAAGAAACAGCAATACAAGATTTTTTCTTTGCTTTCTTTGTGTTTTGTTgtgtatataatgttttgtgTCATGAATGAATTCTCCATATCCTTTCTTTTCTATTAAGCATGGATAAACAAAACGCAATTATACACAATCAATGTGACATTTATTTagtaaagaataaagaatatcAAATGAACAGAGAATGAATAATTTTGACTTAAGTGAAATTCTATATATCTGCCTTATTGTTTAAAATCCATAAAGGGGTGCATTGTATTTCAAACGTATGTCCCAGAACACTGATTGAATTGTGTAAAATAGAAAGAAGAGTATACGAGTATTTAATGTTAAAGATTGGCATACGTTAATTCATTCTCAAAACGTGAATATAAACTTGTTGTCAAGTGTGTTAAACTTTCGAATTTGGacaatttatcacatatttcgGATACAGAAACATCCATTTAAGGTAGTCAAAAGTATCTATGGCTCACAGATTCCGATCAACTTACGGAAGTATATCTTtgaaagatttgaaaaatatttacagtGGCCCTGAACGTGTGAACAGAATAGAACTAGCATGTCAAGAATCTAAATTAAATCGAAAGTTAGAAAAGAGAGAAAAGATGATAGAGGAGGTCAACAAAATGACATTTGAAAAGAGATATAGGAAAAGGCTTAACGACTATGTACCGGAATTTAAAACCTATTTACCAAAAGCTCCAGCTTTCAGAGAGGCAGATAAC
Proteins encoded:
- the LOC134705402 gene encoding uncharacterized protein LOC134705402, with product MAHRFRSTYGSISLKDLKNIYSGPERVNRIELACQESKLNRKLEKREKMIEEVNKMTFEKRYRKRLNDYVPEFKTYLPKAPAFREADNSQVDEIVGRLYKTQERLPRKSAKSCDSQKSRSSNKLTYSESELNMVYERLHQAETQTFRNRQVFR